Below is a window of Limibacillus halophilus DNA.
AGGTCATCTCGGCGGGGCTGCAGCCCAGGCCGACCAAGGCGTTGGCGAAGCGCGCACCGTCCATCTGCACCCGCATTCCGGCATGCCGGGCCACCTCGGTAAGGGCGGCGATCTCGGAAGGACTATAGGCCGTGCCCCACTCGGTGAGCTGCGTCAGTGCCAGTACGGCGGGCTGCACGTGGTGTACATCGCCCTGACCTGAATTGGCGAGCTTGCGGGCCAGCGTCTCCGGATCAAGCTTGCCGACAGCGCCGGGCAAGCCGATCTGGCGCGCACCACCGGTGAACAGCTCGGGCGCGCTGCTTTCGTCCAGAATGATATGTGCATGCTCGTGACAGTAGATCGCCCCCCAGGGCGGCGTGATGATCGACAGCCCCAGGGTGTTGGCAGCCGTCCCGGTCGCCACCGGAAAGACGGCACAGTCGGCCTCGAACACCTCGGCCAGTCGCCGCTCGACACGAGCCGTCCAGTCATCGCCACCATAAGGCATGGCGCGACCGGTCGCGGCCTCGGCCAGAGCCTCCAGGATTTCCGGGGCGGCCCCGGCTGTGTTGTCCGACGCGAAGTTCTGGTTCATCGCTCAGGGCTCCTGTAACTGCGGGCTGATGCGGCCGACTATCCGGCCATTGTCCGGACTGACCAGCAACAGGTCGTCGCAGCCCAGGCTTGACGGCCCCTCCAGGCGCACCAGCAAGAGGCCTCCGTCAAGCTGAACATCGCCAAGGCGGCAACCCTTGGGCAGTGGCAAATCGGCTTGCCATGAAGCGGTATCCAGCCCCGGCGTGACGATGACTGCGGTCCCGTCACCGTCCTTGGGTGTGCTTACACGGCCTGCGATGGTGAACACGATTACGGCAAAGCCGACCACGATCAGCACAGCCATTCCAATAACAAGGACTTTCAGAGCCTTCACGCTATGCTATCCATTACGCTCGACAATCAACTGGAACCTGGCCAGCATGACCGTAGACGACACACGGCAGAAACTGGAAGTGAGCGCCGAGGAAGCCGGCCAACGTCTGGACCGATTCCTGACCGCCCATCTCCCCGACCTCAGCCGCTCGCGCTTGAAGGCGCTGATCGAAGACGGCCACCTGCAGGTGGACGGCGCGACGATAATGCAGCCCTCCGCCAGGGTCAAACAGGGTCAGCGTCTGGAACTCCACGTTCCCGAGGCCGCACCGGCTCTGCCCGAGGGCGAGGCCATCCCCCTGGATATCCTTTTCGAGGACGAACACCTGC
It encodes the following:
- a CDS encoding threonine aldolase family protein; translation: MNQNFASDNTAGAAPEILEALAEAATGRAMPYGGDDWTARVERRLAEVFEADCAVFPVATGTAANTLGLSIITPPWGAIYCHEHAHIILDESSAPELFTGGARQIGLPGAVGKLDPETLARKLANSGQGDVHHVQPAVLALTQLTEWGTAYSPSEIAALTEVARHAGMRVQMDGARFANALVGLGCSPAEMTWKAGVDVLSFGATKNGCLAAEAVVVFDRGLAESLPFRRKRAAQLYSKMRFISAQLEAYLADDLWLRLAARANDTASLLADGLQALEGIELVAPVQGNEIFLRLSDAVAAGLAERGFIFYPWTFGGAGVYRLVTAFDSEVSEIEAFVAAARDLTGKRSQAS